A stretch of the Luteimonas sp. JM171 genome encodes the following:
- a CDS encoding DUF368 domain-containing protein: MNPARTFLDLLRGALIGVVEIVPGVSGGTIALIIGVYETLIESAGEFVHGAVALVAGPLRGRGTAQARAHLARVQWEVVIPVGIGMVLALVASARVVAPLVEAHPQAARALFAGLILVSLRVPYRMVGGPWQAREWILAVAAGALAFWLTGLPVPAGEGGAPPLWLVAMAAAVAVTALVLPGLSGSFLLLLFGLYVPSLEALNRLDFVYIGTFVAGAVAGLAGFVQILRWMLARHRRITLSLMTGLMAGSMRALWPWQGPDRELLAPSGQVGQMVAWFLLGVGIVLAMLAVERAVVRRRHSMAGQRPVG, encoded by the coding sequence TTGAATCCAGCACGCACCTTCCTCGACCTGCTGCGCGGCGCGCTGATCGGCGTGGTCGAGATCGTCCCCGGCGTGAGCGGTGGCACCATCGCCCTGATCATCGGCGTGTATGAAACCCTGATCGAGTCGGCCGGCGAGTTCGTGCACGGCGCGGTCGCGCTGGTGGCCGGCCCGCTGCGCGGCCGCGGCACCGCCCAGGCGCGCGCGCACCTCGCACGCGTGCAGTGGGAGGTGGTGATCCCGGTGGGGATCGGCATGGTGCTGGCGCTGGTGGCCTCGGCCCGGGTGGTCGCGCCGCTGGTTGAAGCGCATCCCCAGGCAGCCCGCGCCCTGTTCGCCGGCCTGATCCTGGTGTCCCTGCGCGTCCCCTACCGCATGGTGGGCGGCCCGTGGCAGGCTAGGGAGTGGATCCTGGCCGTGGCCGCTGGCGCGCTCGCGTTCTGGCTGACCGGGCTGCCGGTGCCGGCGGGCGAGGGCGGCGCGCCACCCCTGTGGCTGGTGGCCATGGCCGCGGCGGTGGCGGTGACGGCGCTGGTGCTCCCCGGGCTCTCGGGCTCGTTCCTGCTCTTGCTGTTCGGCCTCTACGTGCCTTCCCTTGAGGCGCTCAACCGGCTGGACTTCGTCTACATCGGGACCTTCGTGGCCGGTGCCGTCGCGGGCCTGGCGGGGTTCGTGCAGATCCTGCGCTGGATGCTTGCCCGCCACCGGCGCATCACCCTCTCGCTGATGACCGGGCTGATGGCCGGTTCCATGCGTGCGCTGTGGCCGTGGCAGGGACCCGACCGGGAGCTCCTGGCACCGTCCGGCCAGGTTGGGCAGATGGTTGCCTGGTTCCTGCTTGGGGTCGGCATCGTGCTGGCCATGCTGGCGGTGGAGCGGGCGGTGGTCCGGCGCCGTCACTCAATGGCGGGGCAGCGGCCGGTCGGGTAG
- a CDS encoding SemiSWEET transporter: MSIEWLGYAAAILTTLAFVPQAIKTIRSRDTSGISLAMYIVFTTGIGFWFLYGLAVGSWPMILANITTFLLAVVILGLKIRHG; encoded by the coding sequence ATGAGCATCGAGTGGCTCGGCTACGCCGCCGCGATCCTGACCACGCTGGCATTCGTGCCGCAGGCGATCAAGACCATCCGCAGCCGCGACACCAGCGGCATCTCGCTGGCGATGTACATCGTGTTCACCACCGGGATCGGCTTCTGGTTCCTGTACGGCCTGGCGGTGGGCTCATGGCCGATGATCCTGGCCAACATCACCACCTTCCTGCTGGCCGTGGTCATCCTGGGCCTCAAGATCCGCCACGGCTGA
- the trxA gene encoding thioredoxin, whose protein sequence is MSSQPPAHVFDATAANFESDVLQKSTTTPVLIDFWAEWCGPCKTLGPILEKLAGEYNGAFELAKVDVDKEQQLAAAFQIRSVPTVFLLVNGQPVDGFPGAVTEGELREFLKRNGIEPAAPALEGFDDPSAGATAAAPPPSDPHADVARLRAQVQAEPGKDELRLDLALALLRTGATDEARELLDGLPANLATDDRTVQARAHLEFASVLAGAPAPEALEQAIADDPDDLRSRHLLGVHRILGGDPEAGLDQFIEMLARNRDFEDGLPRRALIDAFQVVEDPAIVGRYRRKMSSLLF, encoded by the coding sequence ATGAGCAGCCAGCCCCCAGCCCACGTTTTTGACGCCACCGCCGCCAATTTCGAGTCCGACGTTCTCCAAAAGTCGACCACGACGCCCGTGCTGATCGACTTCTGGGCCGAATGGTGCGGCCCCTGCAAGACCCTGGGCCCGATCCTGGAAAAGCTCGCCGGCGAATACAACGGCGCGTTCGAGCTGGCCAAGGTCGACGTGGACAAGGAGCAGCAGCTGGCCGCGGCATTCCAGATCCGGTCGGTGCCCACCGTGTTCCTGCTGGTGAACGGCCAGCCGGTGGACGGGTTCCCGGGCGCGGTCACGGAAGGCGAACTGCGCGAGTTCCTGAAGCGCAACGGCATCGAGCCTGCGGCGCCGGCGCTGGAAGGCTTCGACGATCCGTCCGCCGGTGCGACGGCAGCGGCGCCCCCGCCGTCGGATCCGCACGCCGACGTGGCGCGGCTGCGCGCCCAGGTGCAGGCGGAGCCCGGGAAGGACGAGCTCAGGCTGGATCTGGCGCTTGCCCTGCTGCGCACCGGCGCAACCGACGAGGCGCGGGAGCTGCTCGACGGTCTGCCGGCCAACCTCGCCACCGACGATCGCACGGTGCAGGCCCGCGCCCACCTGGAGTTTGCCTCGGTGCTGGCCGGCGCGCCGGCGCCCGAAGCGCTGGAGCAGGCGATCGCCGATGACCCGGATGACCTGCGGTCGCGTCATCTGCTCGGGGTGCACCGGATCCTCGGCGGCGACCCGGAAGCCGGGCTGGACCAGTTCATCGAGATGCTGGCGCGCAACCGCGACTTCGAGGATGGCCTGCCGCGCCGGGCGCTGATCGACGCGTTCCAGGTGGTGGAGGATCCGGCGATCGTCGGCCGCTACCGCAGGAAGATGTCCTCGCTGCTGTTCTGA
- a CDS encoding amidohydrolase family protein — translation MPRLLPAALAALAVLLAPQAARATGPVVIECGSLFDSRSGRMLGPHAITVLEGRIQAVTAGAAPPASGAERIDLGGHACMSGWTDLHVHLGSQSSPQSYAEGFRLDPVDYAFRAVGYAEKTLLAGFTTVRDLGGEVSPHLRDAINQGLVKGPRIFAAGKSIATTGGHADPSNGWNSMLSHLLGPPGPTEGVINSVEDARQAVRQRYKEGSDVIKITATGGVLSYARSGDAPQFTVEEIRSVVETAHDYGYRVAAHAHGEEGMRRAVEAGVTSIEHGTHMSDEVMAMMRERGTWYVPTIHAGRFVADKAREDGYFPEIVRPKAAAIGAKIQDTFARAYRAGVPIAFGTDMGVGPHGDNAREFIYMVEAGMPAAEALQAATIHAAEVLGVDDQGQVAPGMRADIIALAGDPLQDIQTVMDVRFVMKDGVVYKRPEAR, via the coding sequence ATGCCCAGACTGTTGCCCGCCGCCCTCGCGGCACTTGCCGTCCTGCTCGCGCCCCAGGCCGCCCGGGCCACCGGACCCGTCGTGATCGAATGCGGCAGCCTGTTCGACAGCCGCAGCGGCCGCATGCTCGGTCCCCACGCGATCACGGTGCTGGAGGGGCGCATCCAGGCCGTTACGGCCGGCGCGGCGCCCCCCGCTTCCGGGGCGGAGCGGATCGACCTTGGTGGACACGCGTGCATGTCCGGCTGGACCGACCTGCACGTGCACCTGGGCAGCCAGTCCAGCCCGCAGAGCTATGCCGAAGGTTTCCGCCTGGACCCGGTGGATTACGCCTTCCGCGCGGTGGGGTATGCGGAAAAGACGCTGCTGGCGGGGTTCACCACCGTGCGCGACCTCGGGGGCGAGGTCTCGCCCCACCTGCGCGATGCGATCAACCAGGGGCTGGTGAAGGGACCCCGGATCTTCGCCGCCGGAAAATCAATCGCCACCACCGGCGGCCATGCCGACCCCAGCAACGGCTGGAACTCGATGCTCTCGCACCTGCTCGGCCCGCCCGGGCCGACCGAGGGGGTGATCAACTCCGTCGAAGACGCCCGCCAGGCGGTCCGGCAGCGGTACAAGGAAGGCAGCGACGTCATCAAGATCACCGCCACCGGGGGCGTGCTGAGCTATGCGCGCTCGGGCGATGCGCCGCAGTTCACCGTGGAAGAAATCCGCTCGGTGGTCGAGACCGCCCATGATTACGGTTACCGCGTGGCCGCACATGCACACGGCGAGGAAGGCATGCGCCGCGCGGTGGAGGCCGGGGTCACGAGCATCGAGCACGGGACCCACATGAGCGACGAGGTGATGGCGATGATGCGCGAACGCGGCACCTGGTACGTGCCCACCATCCACGCGGGCCGCTTCGTGGCCGACAAGGCCCGCGAGGACGGCTACTTCCCCGAGATCGTCCGGCCCAAGGCCGCGGCCATCGGCGCGAAGATCCAGGACACTTTCGCCCGCGCGTACCGCGCCGGCGTGCCGATCGCCTTCGGCACCGACATGGGGGTGGGCCCGCACGGTGACAACGCACGCGAGTTCATCTACATGGTCGAGGCCGGCATGCCCGCGGCCGAGGCGCTGCAGGCGGCCACCATCCATGCCGCGGAGGTCCTGGGCGTGGACGACCAGGGGCAGGTGGCGCCGGGCATGCGCGCCGACATCATCGCCTTGGCCGGCGACCCGCTGCAGGACATCCAGACGGTCATGGACGTGCGCTTCGTGATGAAGGACGGGGTCGTGTACAAGCGCCCGGAGGCGCGATGA
- a CDS encoding DUF998 domain-containing protein yields the protein MVGLLKDGPARLGALSGVGAAVACLAAAGMAGVTLEGFSHLDHPLALLGAQGVPGARAFNAVGFVLPGLLAAVVALASYRPLPASAGWWPRIGAHMLLLSALAFAAQALFPLDLQDLDGPGSGLHASAWLVWWIGFVAGAPLLAVGLPSVRRLTAAVVLLMLAMMLAPQGWVGPALAQRIAFAAWLAWLALAPWQGAAGGSAVADLEAQDDHGQQEGGDVGQDHRP from the coding sequence ATGGTTGGTTTGCTGAAGGACGGCCCGGCGCGGCTCGGCGCGCTCAGTGGCGTGGGTGCGGCCGTCGCCTGCCTGGCCGCGGCTGGAATGGCGGGCGTGACGCTCGAAGGGTTCTCGCACCTGGATCACCCGCTGGCGCTGCTGGGGGCCCAGGGCGTGCCGGGTGCGCGTGCATTCAATGCGGTGGGTTTCGTCCTGCCCGGATTGCTTGCAGCAGTCGTGGCGCTCGCGAGCTACCGCCCGTTGCCGGCGTCGGCCGGATGGTGGCCCCGGATCGGGGCGCACATGCTGCTGCTTTCTGCGCTCGCCTTCGCCGCCCAGGCCCTGTTCCCGCTCGACCTGCAGGACCTGGACGGGCCGGGCAGCGGGCTGCATGCCAGCGCCTGGCTGGTGTGGTGGATCGGCTTCGTCGCAGGAGCCCCGCTGCTTGCCGTCGGCCTGCCATCCGTGCGCCGGCTGACCGCGGCGGTGGTGCTGCTGATGCTGGCGATGATGCTGGCGCCCCAGGGCTGGGTTGGACCCGCCCTGGCGCAGCGGATCGCATTTGCCGCGTGGCTGGCCTGGCTGGCGCTTGCGCCCTGGCAGGGTGCCGCGGGCGGCTCAGCCGTGGCGGATCTTGAGGCCCAGGATGACCACGGCCAGCAGGAAGGTGGTGATGTTGGCCAGGATCATCGGCCATGA